A window of the Halobacterium hubeiense genome harbors these coding sequences:
- the hisE gene encoding phosphoribosyl-ATP diphosphatase yields MSDTIRELFAVIEDRKETLPEDSYTADLFTHEKGENAALEKLGEEATEFILAAKDGDEEELAHEGADIVYHMLVVLAQNDVDAEDLLDELEARR; encoded by the coding sequence GTGAGCGACACCATCCGCGAGCTGTTCGCCGTCATCGAGGACCGCAAAGAGACTCTCCCCGAGGACTCCTACACGGCCGACCTGTTCACCCACGAGAAGGGCGAGAACGCCGCCCTAGAGAAGCTCGGCGAGGAGGCCACGGAGTTCATCCTCGCCGCGAAGGACGGCGACGAGGAGGAACTCGCCCACGAGGGCGCGGACATCGTCTACCACATGCTCGTCGTGCTCGCGCAGAACGACGTGGACGCCGAGGACCTGCTGGACGAACTGGAAGCGCGGCGGTAG
- a CDS encoding bifunctional nuclease family protein, giving the protein MNAHIDGVRVAGTPDGPLPVVLVGVDGEDDVLPIFVGFEEATSIARGLDATDIGRPLTHDLTLDLVEELGGRIDHVAVSDVDGGTYYADLHVDTPRGDAIVDARPSDSLALAARTDAPIEVDDAVFEDGRRDPAEFDDLDDIREVMAA; this is encoded by the coding sequence ATGAACGCTCACATCGACGGCGTCCGCGTGGCGGGGACGCCGGACGGCCCGCTGCCGGTCGTGCTCGTCGGCGTCGACGGCGAGGACGACGTGCTCCCCATCTTCGTCGGCTTCGAGGAGGCCACGAGCATCGCGCGCGGGCTGGACGCCACGGACATCGGGCGGCCGCTGACCCACGACCTCACGCTCGACCTCGTGGAGGAGCTGGGCGGCCGCATCGACCACGTCGCCGTCTCGGACGTGGACGGCGGCACGTACTACGCGGACCTCCACGTGGACACACCGCGCGGCGACGCCATCGTGGACGCGCGCCCGAGCGACTCGCTGGCGCTTGCCGCGCGCACGGACGCCCCCATCGAGGTGGACGACGCCGTCTTCGAGGACGGCCGCCGCGACCCCGCGGAGTTCGACGACCTCGACGACATCCGGGAGGTGATGGCGGCGTGA
- a CDS encoding inorganic phosphate transporter, whose translation MISVLLLVGILVAMFVGFNVGGSTTGPAFGPAVGADAISKPVAALLMTAFFAVGAWTLGRRVVDTLGRELVTNPGIFTLEASIGVLFFVGLALFVGNFFGVPASTSMTAVGAIAGLGVSQNALDWAVFGEIAIWWLVAPVIGFWVSLVVGRYFYARLHRLIAMERSGGDLLELDRSGVVPVPRPTETTNRRELWGVTTVIAIGCLMAFSSGTSNVANAIAPLVGSGVLEMNPAIIIGCVAVGIGAFTIARRTLETMGSDITELPLTAAIVVAVVSASLVIFLSAIGIPASFVVIATMSIVGLGWGRATRPVSVPDAVRGEGEVPVSVGGLAADEEGDEEVPEIGEEEPEDIPSASDLFDPGTTARVVLMQNVVPMLATVGAYLTFRFVPVFGF comes from the coding sequence GTGATTAGCGTCCTGCTCCTCGTGGGGATTCTGGTGGCGATGTTCGTCGGCTTCAACGTCGGCGGGTCGACGACCGGACCGGCGTTCGGGCCGGCGGTCGGCGCGGACGCCATCTCGAAGCCCGTGGCGGCGCTGCTGATGACCGCGTTCTTCGCGGTCGGCGCGTGGACGCTCGGCCGCCGGGTCGTGGACACGCTCGGGCGCGAGCTCGTCACGAACCCCGGCATCTTCACGCTGGAGGCCAGCATCGGCGTGCTGTTCTTCGTGGGGCTGGCGCTGTTCGTCGGGAACTTCTTCGGCGTGCCCGCCTCCACGTCGATGACGGCCGTCGGCGCCATCGCGGGGCTGGGCGTCTCCCAGAACGCCCTCGACTGGGCGGTGTTCGGGGAAATCGCCATCTGGTGGCTGGTCGCGCCCGTCATCGGCTTCTGGGTGTCGCTGGTCGTCGGCCGGTACTTCTACGCGCGGCTCCACCGGCTCATCGCGATGGAGCGCAGCGGCGGCGACCTGCTGGAACTCGACCGTTCGGGCGTCGTCCCGGTGCCGCGGCCGACAGAGACGACGAACCGCCGCGAGCTGTGGGGCGTCACGACGGTCATCGCCATCGGGTGTCTGATGGCGTTCAGTTCGGGGACGAGCAACGTCGCCAACGCCATCGCACCGCTCGTGGGCAGCGGCGTCTTAGAGATGAACCCGGCTATCATCATCGGCTGTGTGGCGGTCGGCATCGGCGCGTTCACCATCGCGCGCCGCACGCTGGAGACGATGGGCAGCGACATCACGGAACTCCCGCTGACCGCGGCCATCGTCGTCGCGGTGGTGAGCGCGTCGCTGGTCATCTTCCTGTCGGCCATCGGCATCCCCGCGAGCTTCGTCGTCATCGCGACCATGTCCATCGTCGGCCTCGGTTGGGGGCGCGCGACGCGCCCGGTGTCGGTGCCCGACGCCGTCCGCGGCGAGGGCGAGGTTCCCGTCTCCGTGGGTGGGCTCGCCGCCGACGAGGAGGGCGACGAGGAAGTGCCGGAAATCGGCGAAGAGGAGCCCGAGGACATTCCGAGCGCGTCGGACCTCTTCGACCCCGGGACGACCGCCCGGGTCGTCCTCATGCAGAACGTCGTCCCGATGCTGGCGACCGTCGGCGCCTACCTCACGTTCCGCTTCGTCCCCGTCTTCGGCTTCTGA
- a CDS encoding SLC13 family permease, giving the protein MFASLPLAALGDLPPVTTEMAVVFVLVAITLVLFVTEALPLDVTAILVMVTLMVLQDWTNISVTEGLSGFSNPATITVLAMLILSNGISRSGVVQIIGRYMSAFAGTNKHRQLASTILATGPASGFINNTPVVAILVPVISDLAHKGGTSPSKLLMPLSFASMLGGMLTLIGTSTNILASQTAERIGTERGVEALHAFSMFEFTHLGAIVLVVGAAYLMTIGYWLLPERVPPEEDYLAEYDMQDYLSEVVVQASSPLVGKTVSEAIDEQRFDADVLQLVRGGERFIEPIGQKVIKPGDVLTIRTDRETLGAIANVDDLALTGAPETDPELEPSTEEAEQTLVELVIQSGSSLVGETLQSSSFRGRYDANVLAYRSRGETVRQRMDELKLRVGDTLLIQAPEDSIDRLSQSPDFILAHEPDEPDYRTEKIPYAVATIVGVIGAATLLPINIVVSALAGVVAMVATGVLRPGEIYESVDWNVIFLLAGVIPLGIALEQTGGAELLGALVASTGQFLPAIGVLWVFYMATSLITGVISNNASVVLMIPVAVEASLEVGANPFAFVLAVTFAASTAFMTPVGYQTNLFVYGPGGYKFSDYVRVGMPLQLLLSFVTVAGIAFFWTL; this is encoded by the coding sequence ATGTTCGCGTCTCTGCCGCTCGCCGCACTCGGGGACCTCCCCCCGGTGACGACCGAGATGGCAGTCGTCTTCGTGCTCGTCGCAATCACGCTGGTGTTGTTCGTGACGGAGGCACTGCCGCTGGACGTCACCGCGATTCTCGTGATGGTGACGCTGATGGTCCTGCAGGACTGGACGAACATCTCCGTCACGGAGGGGCTGTCGGGGTTCTCGAACCCGGCGACCATCACGGTGCTGGCGATGCTCATCCTGAGCAACGGCATCTCGCGGTCGGGCGTCGTCCAGATCATCGGTCGGTACATGTCCGCGTTCGCGGGCACGAACAAGCACCGCCAGCTCGCCTCCACGATTCTCGCCACGGGGCCAGCGTCGGGGTTCATCAACAACACGCCCGTCGTCGCCATCCTCGTCCCCGTCATCAGCGACCTCGCGCACAAGGGCGGGACCTCTCCCTCGAAACTACTGATGCCGCTGTCGTTCGCGTCGATGCTCGGCGGAATGTTGACGCTCATCGGGACGTCGACGAACATCCTCGCGAGCCAGACCGCCGAGCGCATCGGCACCGAGCGCGGCGTGGAGGCCCTGCACGCGTTCTCGATGTTCGAGTTCACGCACCTCGGCGCCATCGTGCTCGTGGTCGGCGCCGCCTACCTGATGACCATCGGCTACTGGCTGCTCCCCGAGCGCGTCCCCCCGGAGGAGGACTACCTCGCGGAGTACGACATGCAGGACTACCTCAGCGAGGTCGTCGTGCAGGCGTCCTCGCCGCTCGTCGGGAAGACCGTCTCGGAGGCCATCGACGAGCAGCGCTTCGACGCGGACGTCCTCCAGCTCGTGCGCGGCGGCGAGCGGTTCATCGAGCCCATCGGGCAGAAAGTCATCAAGCCCGGGGACGTGCTCACGATTCGGACGGACCGCGAGACGCTGGGCGCTATCGCGAACGTCGACGACCTCGCGCTGACGGGCGCGCCCGAGACCGACCCCGAACTGGAGCCCAGCACCGAGGAGGCAGAGCAGACGCTCGTCGAACTGGTCATCCAGTCGGGGTCGTCGCTGGTCGGCGAGACGCTGCAGTCGTCGTCGTTCCGCGGGCGCTACGACGCGAACGTGCTGGCGTACCGCTCCCGGGGGGAGACCGTCCGCCAGCGCATGGACGAGCTGAAGCTCCGCGTCGGCGACACGCTGCTGATTCAGGCACCCGAGGACAGCATCGACCGGCTCTCCCAGAGCCCGGACTTCATCCTCGCGCACGAGCCCGACGAGCCCGACTACCGCACCGAGAAGATTCCGTACGCCGTCGCCACCATCGTCGGCGTCATCGGCGCGGCGACGCTGCTCCCCATCAACATCGTCGTGTCGGCGCTCGCGGGCGTCGTCGCGATGGTTGCCACCGGCGTGCTGCGGCCCGGCGAGATTTACGAGTCCGTGGACTGGAACGTCATCTTCCTGCTGGCGGGCGTGATTCCGCTCGGCATCGCCTTAGAGCAGACCGGCGGCGCGGAACTACTGGGAGCGCTGGTCGCGTCCACCGGCCAGTTCCTCCCCGCTATCGGCGTGCTGTGGGTGTTCTACATGGCGACCAGCCTCATTACGGGCGTCATCTCGAACAACGCCAGCGTCGTGTTGATGATTCCCGTCGCCGTCGAGGCCTCCCTGGAGGTCGGCGCGAACCCGTTCGCGTTCGTGCTCGCGGTGACGTTCGCGGCCTCGACGGCGTTCATGACGCCCGTCGGCTACCAGACGAACCTCTTCGTCTACGGGCCGGGCGGCTACAAGTTCAGCGACTACGTCCGCGTCGGGATGCCGCTGCAGCTGCTGTTGTCGTTCGTCACGGTCGCCGGCATCGCGTTCTTCTGGACGCTGTGA
- the pdxT gene encoding pyridoxal 5'-phosphate synthase glutaminase subunit PdxT, which produces MTVSAGVVAVQGDVSEHADAIRRAADEHGLDAEVTEIRRSGLVPDCDILLLPGGESTAISRLLAREGIDEEVKAHVESGKPMLATCAGLIVSSTDANDDRVQTLDLVDATVDRNAFGRQKDSFEAPLDVEGLDEPFPAVFIRAPLVADVGADVDVLADWEGNPVAIRDGPVVGTSFHPELTSDSRIHDLAFFLNEEASF; this is translated from the coding sequence ATGACTGTCAGCGCCGGCGTCGTCGCCGTGCAGGGGGACGTCTCCGAGCACGCGGACGCCATCCGTCGGGCCGCCGACGAGCACGGGCTGGACGCCGAGGTCACCGAGATTCGGCGCTCGGGGCTCGTCCCGGACTGTGACATCCTGTTGTTGCCGGGCGGGGAGTCGACCGCGATTTCGCGGCTGCTCGCCCGCGAGGGCATCGACGAGGAAGTGAAAGCACACGTCGAGAGCGGGAAGCCAATGCTGGCGACGTGCGCGGGCCTCATCGTCTCCTCGACGGACGCCAACGACGACCGCGTGCAGACGCTGGACCTCGTGGACGCGACGGTGGACCGGAACGCGTTCGGCCGGCAGAAGGACTCCTTCGAGGCGCCGTTGGACGTCGAGGGACTGGACGAGCCGTTCCCCGCGGTGTTCATCCGCGCGCCGCTGGTCGCCGACGTCGGCGCGGACGTGGACGTGCTCGCGGACTGGGAGGGGAACCCGGTCGCGATTCGGGACGGCCCCGTGGTCGGCACGTCGTTCCACCCCGAACTGACGAGTGACTCCCGCATCCACGACTTAGCCTTCTTCCTGAACGAGGAGGCAAGCTTTTGA
- a CDS encoding DUF5518 domain-containing protein, whose amino-acid sequence MVNWRAVLTGFAVEFVLGVFAFALPGVGHAAAGLVGGFVAGWMADDGVWGGVVHGFLAGALGGLLVAVVVLVLGVLFSATGLLPVGLLGLGIGAIALVFFGLLAIDSAIAGAIGGWLAAS is encoded by the coding sequence ATGGTCAACTGGCGCGCGGTCCTCACCGGGTTCGCCGTGGAGTTCGTACTGGGTGTGTTCGCGTTCGCGCTCCCGGGCGTCGGGCACGCGGCCGCCGGTCTTGTCGGCGGCTTCGTCGCCGGCTGGATGGCCGACGACGGCGTCTGGGGCGGCGTCGTCCACGGCTTCCTCGCGGGCGCGCTCGGCGGCCTCCTCGTCGCCGTCGTCGTGCTCGTGCTCGGCGTGCTGTTCTCCGCGACGGGCCTCCTGCCCGTCGGCCTGCTCGGGCTCGGTATCGGTGCGATAGCGCTGGTTTTCTTCGGCCTGCTCGCCATCGACAGCGCCATCGCGGGCGCAATCGGCGGCTGGCTCGCCGCGTCGTAA
- a CDS encoding preprotein translocase subunit Sec61beta — protein MSSGQNSGGLMSSAGLVRYFDSEDPNAIRIDPRSVVATGAFFGIAVLLLQFFA, from the coding sequence ATGAGCAGTGGACAGAACTCCGGCGGACTGATGTCCAGCGCAGGGCTGGTCCGGTACTTCGACTCCGAGGACCCGAACGCCATCCGTATCGACCCGCGCTCCGTGGTGGCGACGGGCGCGTTCTTCGGCATCGCCGTCCTCCTCCTCCAGTTCTTCGCGTAG
- the trxA gene encoding thioredoxin — MTVTIKDFYADWCGPCKTQDPILEDLEEDYGDRVTFEKIDVDENEDVANEYQVRSIPTVVIEDDDGVVERFVGVTQRDQLEDALEEAGA; from the coding sequence ATGACTGTCACCATCAAGGACTTCTACGCCGACTGGTGTGGCCCCTGCAAGACGCAGGACCCCATCCTCGAGGACCTCGAGGAGGACTACGGCGACCGCGTCACCTTCGAGAAGATCGACGTCGACGAGAACGAGGACGTCGCCAACGAGTACCAGGTGCGCTCGATTCCGACCGTCGTCATCGAGGACGACGACGGCGTCGTCGAACGCTTCGTCGGCGTCACGCAGCGCGACCAGCTCGAGGACGCGCTCGAAGAAGCCGGCGCGTAA